Proteins encoded within one genomic window of Mycolicibacterium aubagnense:
- a CDS encoding FtsK/SpoIIIE domain-containing protein has translation MVESNRLKALARAYMVENPGTKYQQALDAVLNKESAVPAPTAVPAAVLAGNDAAGAAAWIRTLGGVPAPEELAHRWADSLTAAHLEVPIGVSAEADFTIGDEPETVWLNLAAANGGARPHFAYAGRTGMGNSYALNGLLTGLAARYSPDRVQFVLAEYRGMSLCDTFAKFPHTAITAPDLRSDSDGVTALFDTLHAEIDRRVKLLGERGASDLEHYNAQPSAADTPRMPALLITIDEIDPLLAEHPDAVTSLLRVVRVGRSLGMHLLLAGQRAPQRLADAWPHITGRVCLSVHSKFDSIAMISTTDAAVQQLRPGWAYLRTTGLDMPAPFRVFDIGSPAAHELRNLIESMPKPQWRIAETTPHLFVGEQVTVDFGGTAVAGTYAGRRGQLYVVRDGQPSGGEIVTAQLPHRVADATA, from the coding sequence ATGGTCGAATCGAATCGACTCAAAGCACTCGCCCGCGCATACATGGTCGAGAATCCAGGCACCAAATACCAGCAGGCTCTCGACGCCGTTCTGAACAAAGAATCCGCAGTCCCGGCGCCAACAGCGGTTCCTGCGGCTGTGCTGGCCGGCAATGACGCTGCCGGCGCCGCTGCCTGGATCCGGACGCTGGGCGGTGTTCCCGCCCCTGAAGAATTGGCGCACCGGTGGGCCGATTCGCTCACGGCTGCCCACCTGGAGGTGCCAATCGGGGTCAGCGCCGAAGCGGATTTCACCATCGGCGATGAACCCGAGACGGTTTGGCTCAACCTCGCCGCTGCGAACGGTGGCGCGCGGCCTCACTTCGCATATGCGGGTCGAACAGGCATGGGGAATAGCTACGCGCTCAACGGTCTGTTGACCGGGCTCGCTGCCCGTTACAGCCCCGACCGGGTTCAGTTCGTTCTCGCCGAGTATCGCGGGATGAGCCTGTGCGATACGTTCGCGAAGTTTCCCCACACCGCGATCACCGCTCCTGACTTGCGCAGTGACAGCGACGGCGTCACTGCGCTTTTCGACACGCTGCATGCGGAGATCGACAGACGTGTGAAGCTCCTTGGGGAGCGCGGGGCTTCGGACCTCGAGCATTACAACGCACAGCCATCAGCTGCAGACACACCACGCATGCCCGCGCTGCTCATCACGATCGACGAGATTGATCCGCTGTTAGCCGAGCATCCTGACGCTGTTACTTCGCTCCTGAGGGTGGTGCGAGTCGGCCGGTCGCTCGGCATGCACCTGTTATTGGCCGGACAACGAGCTCCGCAACGCCTTGCCGACGCATGGCCTCACATCACGGGGCGTGTTTGCCTGTCGGTGCACTCAAAATTCGACAGTATCGCGATGATCAGCACAACAGACGCAGCAGTGCAGCAGCTGCGGCCGGGTTGGGCGTACCTGCGGACCACGGGCTTGGATATGCCTGCACCGTTTCGTGTTTTCGATATCGGATCGCCGGCCGCACACGAGTTGCGGAACCTGATCGAGTCGATGCCGAAACCGCAGTGGCGCATTGCCGAAACGACCCCGCATCTGTTCGTCGGTGAACAGGTCACCGTCGACTTCGGTGGGACCGCGGTTGCAGGCACCTACGCCGGCAGGCGGGGACAGCTGTACGTGGTCCGCGACGGGCAGCCGAGCGGCGGCGAGATCGTCACTGCGCAGCTGCCGCACAGAGTTGCAGATGCGACGGCCTGA
- a CDS encoding IS256 family transposase has protein sequence MKKSNQIQSVDASGSAVPERVSVAMGEIAENMGEGLLALAVGAGLQVMAALMEADVSALAGPKGKHDEARTAVRHGRERGSVTLGGRRVPVSRPRVRAADGSGELPVASYELFSSTEILGKLAMEKMLAGLSTRRYPVGLEPVGERITEKASATSKSAVSRRFVAMTETALAELLLRDLSGLDLVALMIDGVHFAESCCVVALGIDIEGTKHPLALVEGSTENATLVTELLVDLRERGLDVTRPMLVGLDGSKALRKAVVDVLDHPVIQRCQLHKVRNVKDHLPQRLRTIVGRRMTDAYHAGSALEAEAALLALAKELDRTHPSAAASLREGLDETLTVLRLGVPPTLARTLRSTNCIESMISVCREHAGNVKRWRDGQMALRWCAAGMVEAGKQFRRVNGHLHLPTLRAALEREVAEHVVPVVHNDQVSAA, from the coding sequence GTGAAGAAGAGTAACCAGATTCAGTCCGTGGACGCGAGCGGATCCGCGGTTCCAGAGCGGGTCAGTGTGGCGATGGGCGAGATCGCCGAGAACATGGGCGAGGGCCTGCTGGCTTTGGCCGTGGGCGCCGGTCTGCAGGTGATGGCGGCGTTGATGGAGGCCGACGTGAGCGCGCTGGCCGGACCGAAGGGCAAGCACGACGAGGCGCGGACCGCGGTGCGGCACGGTCGCGAGCGCGGCTCGGTGACCCTGGGCGGGCGCCGGGTGCCGGTGAGCCGGCCTCGGGTGCGCGCCGCGGACGGGTCCGGGGAGTTGCCGGTCGCGTCGTATGAGTTGTTCAGCTCGACGGAGATCCTGGGCAAGTTGGCGATGGAGAAGATGCTGGCCGGGCTCTCGACGCGGCGCTATCCGGTCGGGCTGGAGCCGGTCGGCGAACGCATCACGGAAAAGGCTTCGGCCACAAGCAAATCGGCGGTTTCTCGCCGGTTCGTGGCGATGACCGAGACCGCGCTGGCCGAGCTGCTGTTGCGGGATCTGTCCGGGCTGGATCTGGTGGCGTTGATGATCGACGGGGTGCACTTCGCCGAGTCCTGCTGTGTGGTCGCGTTGGGCATTGACATCGAGGGCACCAAGCATCCGCTGGCGCTGGTGGAGGGCTCCACGGAGAACGCCACCTTGGTCACCGAGCTGCTGGTGGACCTGCGGGAGCGGGGTCTGGACGTCACCCGCCCGATGCTGGTGGGCCTGGACGGGTCCAAGGCGCTGCGCAAGGCCGTGGTCGATGTGCTTGATCACCCGGTCATCCAGCGCTGTCAGCTACACAAGGTTCGGAACGTGAAAGATCATCTGCCGCAACGCCTTCGAACCATTGTAGGCCGCAGGATGACTGATGCCTACCATGCCGGATCGGCGCTGGAGGCCGAGGCCGCGCTGCTGGCCCTTGCCAAAGAGCTCGACCGCACCCACCCCAGCGCGGCGGCGAGTCTGCGTGAGGGCCTCGATGAGACGCTCACGGTGCTGCGTTTGGGTGTGCCGCCCACGCTGGCCCGAACGCTGCGCTCGACGAATTGCATCGAGTCGATGATCTCGGTCTGCCGCGAACATGCCGGCAACGTCAAACGCTGGCGGGACGGGCAGATGGCGCTGCGCTGGTGCGCCGCCGGGATGGTCGAGGCCGGCAAGCAGTTCCGCCGGGTGAACGGCCACCTGCACCTGCCGACACTGCGAGCAGCCCTCGAACGCGAAGTTGCCGAACATGTCGTACCCGTCGTGCACAATGATCAGGTGAGCGCAGCCTGA
- a CDS encoding IS256 family transposase, with protein sequence MLTVVHDAEEANGGEAGRSLLDEIVRDGARQMLAAALQAEVAAYVAAFADQLDENGHRLVVRNGYHQPREVLTAAGAVQVKAPRVNDRRVDPDSGERQRFSSAILPAWARKSPQMSEVLPLLYLHGLSTSDFGPALEQFLGSGAGLSATTITRLTAQWQDEARTFAARDLSGSDYVYLWVDGIHLKVRLDQEKLCLLVMLGVRADGRKELVAITDGYRESCESWADLLRDCKRRGMTAPVLAVGDGALGFWKAVREVFPKTREQRCWFHKQANVLSALPKSAHPAALAAIKDIYNAEDIDKAQVAVKAFAVAFGAKYPKVVAKIVDDLDVLLEFYHYPAEHWIHLRTTNPIESTFATVRLRTKVTKGPGSRAAGLAMAYKLIDAAQARWRAVNAPHLVALVRAGAVFHKGKLLERPTDITPPTPPSDGDQHTETEVA encoded by the coding sequence ATGCTCACCGTAGTTCACGATGCCGAGGAGGCCAACGGCGGCGAGGCCGGCCGGTCGTTGTTGGACGAGATCGTCCGCGACGGAGCCCGGCAGATGTTGGCCGCTGCCCTGCAGGCCGAGGTCGCCGCGTACGTGGCCGCATTCGCTGATCAGCTCGACGAGAACGGTCACCGACTGGTGGTCCGCAACGGCTATCACCAGCCGCGTGAGGTGCTGACCGCGGCCGGTGCCGTGCAGGTGAAGGCGCCGCGGGTCAACGATCGCCGTGTCGACCCCGATTCTGGTGAGCGGCAGCGGTTTTCCTCGGCGATCCTGCCGGCCTGGGCACGCAAGTCCCCGCAGATGAGTGAGGTGCTGCCGCTGCTGTATCTGCACGGCCTATCGACCAGCGACTTCGGGCCCGCACTCGAGCAGTTCCTCGGCTCGGGTGCCGGGTTGTCGGCCACCACGATCACCCGTCTGACCGCGCAGTGGCAAGACGAAGCCCGTACGTTCGCTGCCCGGGACCTGTCCGGCAGCGACTACGTCTACCTGTGGGTCGACGGCATTCACCTCAAGGTCCGCCTGGACCAGGAGAAGCTGTGCCTGCTGGTGATGCTCGGCGTGCGCGCTGACGGCCGCAAAGAGCTCGTGGCGATCACCGACGGCTATCGGGAGTCATGCGAGTCGTGGGCGGATCTGCTGCGCGACTGCAAACGACGCGGCATGACCGCCCCAGTGCTGGCCGTCGGCGATGGCGCGCTCGGGTTCTGGAAGGCGGTGCGGGAGGTATTCCCGAAGACCCGAGAGCAGCGCTGCTGGTTCCACAAGCAGGCCAACGTCCTTTCCGCACTGCCGAAGTCAGCGCATCCGGCCGCGCTGGCGGCCATCAAGGACATCTACAACGCCGAAGACATCGACAAAGCTCAGGTCGCGGTCAAGGCCTTCGCGGTTGCCTTCGGCGCGAAGTACCCGAAAGTGGTCGCCAAGATCGTCGACGACCTCGATGTCCTGCTGGAGTTCTACCACTACCCCGCCGAGCACTGGATCCATCTGCGTACCACGAATCCGATCGAATCCACCTTCGCCACAGTGCGTTTGAGAACGAAGGTCACCAAGGGTCCGGGATCGCGGGCCGCTGGATTGGCCATGGCCTACAAGCTGATCGACGCCGCCCAAGCCCGTTGGCGGGCCGTCAACGCCCCACATCTGGTCGCCCTCGTCCGCGCCGGAGCGGTCTTCCACAAAGGCAAACTGCTCGAACGGCCCACCGACATCACCCCACCGACACCACCGTCAGACGGCGATCAACACACCGAAACGGAGGTCGCCTGA
- a CDS encoding 5' nucleotidase, NT5C type: MTATRVGSLHVGLDIDGVLADYMSAIADVGRAHGHSMTGAGHGPTQYGLVEPGWFPDEKSAHAAMAELRNKLGKLDLLDHGAPEAVRRLRAAGHRVDIVTARHSRARRCTAQWLDRHGFEYEQLRFETAKHVVGCDIYIDDAAHNVMELREAGHVAVIYDAPYNRHVGGLRVTTMEEFVDLILHGQLSGRAS, translated from the coding sequence ATGACTGCGACGCGGGTCGGCTCGTTACATGTCGGGCTCGATATCGACGGCGTACTCGCCGATTACATGTCTGCGATCGCCGACGTTGGTCGTGCCCACGGGCACTCGATGACCGGCGCCGGCCATGGACCCACCCAGTACGGACTGGTCGAGCCCGGGTGGTTCCCCGACGAGAAGTCTGCCCATGCGGCAATGGCGGAACTGCGAAACAAGCTGGGCAAATTGGACTTGCTTGATCACGGCGCACCCGAAGCCGTGCGGCGGCTCCGCGCGGCGGGGCACCGCGTCGACATCGTCACCGCTCGCCATTCCAGAGCACGCCGCTGCACGGCACAGTGGCTTGACCGCCACGGATTCGAGTACGAACAGCTGCGGTTCGAGACGGCCAAACATGTTGTGGGATGCGATATCTACATCGATGATGCGGCCCACAACGTGATGGAGCTGCGGGAGGCCGGGCACGTCGCGGTCATCTACGACGCCCCATACAACCGGCACGTCGGGGGTCTGCGCGTGACCACAATGGAAGAGTTCGTCGATTTGATTCTGCACGGTCAGCTCAGCGGGCGCGCCAGCTGA
- a CDS encoding molecular chaperone DnaJ encodes MEDFVNRYPDGMTLRPLTQWPGAFPTGHIRSPFSAPLSTTLDELDRELRHLGTGTSNAPSVLEIAFQHGDFRIDGMPRATAKPIHPGVVLHVESRFGQLSYPAARFTTWQDNLRAITLGLNGLRRLDRYGITPGSEQYTGWKQLPAAGTTTVTTASAADAERFLRDLAGEYEAPLEKVYRSARRSTHPDRNNGDHAAWNTVEAIAETLRRSGRLP; translated from the coding sequence ATGGAGGACTTCGTGAACCGGTATCCCGATGGAATGACCCTTCGGCCACTGACGCAGTGGCCCGGGGCTTTCCCCACTGGACATATCCGGTCCCCGTTCTCGGCGCCGCTGTCCACCACGCTTGATGAACTCGACCGCGAGCTGCGGCATCTGGGAACGGGCACATCCAACGCGCCATCGGTTCTTGAAATCGCGTTCCAGCACGGCGACTTTCGCATCGACGGAATGCCGCGGGCAACCGCGAAGCCAATCCACCCCGGAGTCGTGTTGCACGTAGAATCCCGCTTCGGTCAGTTGTCTTACCCCGCTGCTAGATTCACGACTTGGCAAGACAACCTGCGAGCCATCACGTTGGGACTCAACGGCCTCAGACGTCTCGACCGCTACGGAATCACGCCCGGCAGTGAGCAATACACCGGCTGGAAACAGCTGCCGGCCGCTGGCACGACGACAGTGACAACTGCCAGCGCAGCTGACGCCGAACGCTTTCTCCGCGACTTGGCAGGCGAATATGAAGCGCCCCTGGAGAAGGTCTATAGATCAGCGCGACGGTCGACCCATCCCGACCGCAACAACGGCGACCACGCGGCGTGGAACACCGTCGAGGCCATCGCCGAGACACTGCGTCGGAGCGGTCGGTTGCCCTGA
- the whiA gene encoding DNA-binding protein WhiA: MSVASTEILTRELLKVAPADSRCARAEIVSMLRLGGGVRIAEDGRLVLDVVLDAAGAAHRLAALVAREYRISPHDGGYHILGDKVLVRLGECAEPLARSTGLLDHLGRPVTGIPVHLVALAGRNPSVAAAALRGAVLARGRLQVTKCGPVTLMVQSPGLAETLAVGAFVRKLGGTPQVRERRHAPEPHHVVMVHDYNGLHKVAAAIGAPNFAKSHIDPAPTRRAVVHNRGDLVTANRNRAATAGTSTAERVAAALNTMGGAIADEVVVVAKLRMAHPAESMAELGGRCVPPLSKNTVAGRLRRLLEAADRRTQNTSLSA, translated from the coding sequence GTGAGTGTCGCCTCGACCGAAATCCTGACCCGGGAGCTGCTGAAAGTCGCTCCAGCAGATTCTCGCTGCGCCAGGGCCGAAATCGTTTCGATGCTGCGGCTCGGCGGCGGGGTACGTATCGCCGAGGACGGGCGGCTTGTGCTGGACGTCGTCCTGGATGCAGCAGGTGCAGCGCATCGCCTTGCGGCGCTGGTGGCTCGCGAGTACCGAATCAGCCCGCATGACGGCGGCTATCACATCCTGGGCGACAAAGTCCTTGTACGACTGGGCGAATGCGCTGAACCGCTGGCCCGCAGTACCGGGCTACTTGACCATCTGGGACGCCCGGTGACCGGCATTCCGGTACATCTTGTGGCCTTGGCCGGGAGGAACCCATCTGTGGCCGCAGCGGCACTTCGCGGTGCCGTGTTGGCGCGCGGACGGCTCCAGGTCACAAAGTGTGGCCCTGTGACATTGATGGTGCAGAGCCCGGGGCTCGCGGAAACGCTCGCCGTCGGGGCCTTCGTCCGCAAGCTCGGCGGGACTCCTCAAGTAAGAGAACGTCGGCACGCTCCAGAGCCCCACCACGTGGTGATGGTCCACGACTACAACGGCCTGCATAAGGTCGCGGCTGCTATCGGCGCACCGAACTTCGCGAAGTCCCATATTGATCCGGCGCCAACGCGTCGCGCTGTGGTTCACAACCGCGGCGACCTGGTGACGGCCAACAGAAACCGGGCAGCCACCGCTGGCACGAGTACCGCGGAACGAGTCGCTGCGGCCCTGAACACGATGGGTGGCGCAATCGCAGACGAGGTGGTTGTTGTTGCCAAGCTGCGAATGGCGCACCCCGCTGAGTCCATGGCTGAGCTCGGCGGTCGCTGCGTTCCTCCGTTGAGCAAGAACACGGTGGCGGGCAGGTTACGCAGGCTTCTGGAAGCGGCCGATCGGCGCACGCAAAACACCTCGCTCTCAGCGTGA
- the whiA gene encoding DNA-binding protein WhiA: MPMTSEIRDELSKMTTTHAGCRQAQLSTVLRIAAELRVRNGLVLTAEVDTATMARYLRREIAALHGVTASAHVLQRRSGGAGGRYCVRVESGGQLARSAGLIDHRGIPAAGLPTAVVGGSPGEVAAAWRGAFLAGGTLTGLGRSAVVEIRCPSTETAYALASCARRLGVAPLVRESHGIDRVIVRDGADIVTLLSRMGAVNSLAEWQRRTARQHLQRWANLDDANAQRTAVAAAATCERVEHALALLGDSTPAHLASTGALRVLHSQASLEELGRFSEPPLTKDAVAGRLRRLLALADKHVADAAAHTVETDELGTPVLVSAGASEGRV, from the coding sequence ATCCCAATGACCTCGGAGATCCGCGACGAGCTGAGCAAGATGACTACCACCCACGCCGGATGCCGACAAGCACAGCTGTCCACCGTGCTGCGCATTGCAGCGGAGTTGCGCGTGCGCAATGGGCTGGTGTTGACCGCTGAGGTGGATACCGCCACCATGGCCCGTTACCTGCGGCGTGAGATCGCCGCGCTCCACGGTGTCACCGCCAGCGCGCATGTCCTTCAGCGCCGCAGCGGGGGTGCAGGAGGCCGGTATTGCGTGCGCGTCGAATCGGGCGGCCAGCTCGCCCGGTCGGCAGGCCTGATCGATCACCGCGGGATCCCCGCAGCGGGGTTGCCGACGGCCGTCGTCGGCGGCTCGCCCGGTGAGGTTGCCGCCGCCTGGCGCGGAGCCTTCCTCGCCGGCGGCACGTTGACTGGGCTGGGCCGCTCGGCGGTGGTGGAAATCCGCTGCCCCAGCACCGAAACCGCATACGCCCTGGCCAGCTGCGCACGTCGCCTGGGGGTTGCCCCTCTGGTGCGTGAATCGCATGGGATCGATCGTGTGATCGTCCGGGATGGCGCAGACATCGTCACCCTGCTCTCGCGGATGGGTGCGGTCAACTCGCTCGCCGAATGGCAGCGCCGCACAGCTCGCCAGCACCTGCAGCGCTGGGCCAACCTCGACGACGCCAATGCCCAGCGCACGGCAGTTGCAGCGGCGGCAACCTGCGAGCGGGTGGAGCACGCGCTGGCATTACTGGGCGACAGCACCCCTGCTCACCTCGCAAGCACGGGCGCTCTGCGTGTTTTGCACAGCCAGGCCTCGCTGGAAGAACTGGGGCGATTCTCAGAACCTCCCCTGACCAAAGACGCAGTGGCCGGACGGCTTCGGCGCCTGCTTGCTCTGGCTGACAAGCATGTCGCAGACGCAGCTGCACACACTGTTGAGACCGACGAACTCGGGACGCCGGTCCTGGTGTCTGCCGGCGCGTCAGAAGGCCGGGTGTGA
- a CDS encoding DEAD/DEAH box helicase, producing MARPPACPGAVTAVASPTAAGHPPGRWAGAVYPGKQPRVLREYQVQAADAVDSAHARGVEGPAVVLPTGSGKTSVIAELARREVTAGRRVLLMAHRNELIEQMAGAVRAVNPWGPVPAMIGGPHRGDPAAPIVSATVQSLQREAALLRLGMRDLIIVDEAHHAVATTYRKVLDHFAAYGARRAGFTATMTRMDPAKGEPPLRAVWGEVVFERDITWAIQNGFLLPPHGVTPEVPDLDVSSLHKGAGDITDDEAAEAMLRETTFNASVRAVLDYTGNLSTIVFGASKEHCKQLAEALVALGVSAEVVVGNTSTRDRAGIYKRFRRGQTRVLVTVDVLTEGADFPRCEVVVLARPTRSQSRLVQCVGRGLRPHTFEDGRVKEHALVVDLVGAGSLGLIVETKLDAERRRPSDTDDEGLGCGCIQPCAGDNCDFTCTGVGCDCPCSCAVQPESGSAAPAESSVPCTCSCVLAFGLCRCGCECDLHRVDPLRTFDPVTGSMTDVAKRRGDANWSQRTSTIRWTRHTRGLVRSIYRQAGSKGVLMLADMRGVAGTVPGRDWAFGFYDTTVHRMSWVGLDGQWTDPGPECYLQGMSLDQADTLAQELFGECMRDAPRTPATSAQISLARALGVPDPDQLDRRDLSDMIAIAHADLWLPQFTRSDENTYTAA from the coding sequence GTGGCTCGACCACCTGCCTGTCCCGGCGCTGTGACAGCCGTCGCATCCCCGACAGCGGCTGGTCATCCGCCAGGCCGTTGGGCTGGCGCAGTCTATCCGGGCAAGCAGCCCCGAGTTCTGCGCGAGTACCAAGTACAAGCCGCTGATGCGGTGGATTCGGCTCACGCTCGCGGCGTGGAAGGTCCGGCGGTCGTGCTCCCCACTGGTAGTGGCAAGACCTCGGTGATCGCTGAACTGGCGCGTCGTGAAGTCACCGCGGGTCGGCGGGTTCTGCTGATGGCGCACCGCAACGAGTTGATCGAACAGATGGCGGGCGCGGTCAGAGCCGTCAATCCGTGGGGCCCGGTCCCCGCCATGATCGGCGGTCCGCACCGCGGCGACCCAGCGGCGCCGATCGTCTCAGCAACGGTGCAGTCGCTCCAGCGCGAGGCTGCGCTCCTGCGGCTGGGTATGCGCGATCTGATCATCGTCGATGAGGCCCACCACGCGGTGGCCACGACGTACCGCAAGGTGCTCGACCACTTCGCCGCCTACGGAGCCCGGCGCGCTGGATTCACCGCGACGATGACCCGCATGGACCCCGCCAAAGGTGAACCGCCGCTGCGTGCGGTGTGGGGCGAAGTAGTGTTCGAGCGCGATATCACCTGGGCCATCCAGAACGGCTTTTTGCTTCCGCCGCACGGGGTTACGCCCGAGGTCCCGGACTTGGACGTCTCCAGCCTGCACAAGGGCGCCGGTGACATCACCGACGACGAAGCCGCCGAAGCGATGCTGCGGGAGACGACGTTCAACGCCAGCGTTCGAGCCGTGCTCGACTACACCGGCAACTTGTCGACAATCGTGTTCGGCGCATCCAAAGAGCACTGCAAGCAGCTCGCCGAAGCGCTTGTCGCACTGGGCGTCTCCGCTGAAGTAGTGGTCGGGAACACCTCTACGCGCGATCGTGCCGGCATCTACAAACGGTTCCGGCGCGGCCAGACCCGGGTGCTTGTCACCGTGGACGTTCTCACCGAGGGTGCCGACTTCCCTCGCTGCGAGGTCGTGGTTCTTGCCCGCCCCACCCGCAGTCAGTCTCGCCTGGTGCAGTGCGTCGGTCGTGGACTACGGCCTCACACATTCGAGGACGGCCGCGTCAAAGAGCACGCACTGGTGGTGGACTTGGTCGGCGCCGGCTCACTGGGCCTGATCGTCGAAACCAAACTGGACGCCGAGCGCCGCCGACCTTCGGACACCGATGACGAAGGGTTGGGTTGCGGTTGCATCCAGCCCTGCGCTGGCGACAACTGCGACTTCACTTGCACCGGCGTCGGCTGCGATTGCCCGTGCTCATGCGCGGTGCAGCCCGAATCGGGTTCGGCTGCCCCTGCTGAATCTTCGGTGCCCTGCACATGTAGCTGCGTCCTGGCTTTCGGCCTGTGCCGGTGCGGTTGCGAATGCGACCTGCACCGCGTCGACCCGCTGCGGACCTTCGACCCGGTCACCGGTTCGATGACCGACGTCGCCAAGCGCCGCGGGGATGCCAACTGGTCGCAGCGCACCTCCACCATCCGCTGGACCCGCCACACACGCGGGTTGGTGCGCTCCATCTACCGCCAAGCCGGCTCCAAAGGCGTGCTCATGCTCGCGGACATGCGGGGTGTCGCAGGAACGGTCCCCGGTAGGGACTGGGCCTTCGGGTTCTACGACACCACAGTGCACCGTATGTCGTGGGTCGGGCTGGACGGCCAATGGACCGATCCGGGGCCAGAGTGCTACCTGCAGGGCATGAGCCTGGACCAGGCCGACACACTCGCCCAGGAGCTGTTCGGCGAATGCATGCGCGACGCTCCGCGGACGCCGGCCACGAGCGCTCAGATCTCGCTGGCCCGCGCACTGGGCGTGCCCGACCCCGACCAGCTCGATCGCCGCGACCTGTCCGACATGATCGCGATCGCCCACGCCGACCTGTGGCTACCGCAGTTCACCCGAAGCGACGAAAACACCTACACCGCAGCGTAA
- a CDS encoding E3 binding domain-containing protein — protein sequence MTTAVPPAVAPVAPAVAPAVVPVAPVVALHDVTHAPSVAVPPAPAAPGVPAAPVAPVAPDAPIALQDVSHPAAVGPVTASEPAPLPAPVAPTRTPLTVAPPVPVATNSPIVGISPVAPVVPAPVAPVAAPVAPLVVPAPVAPVAATAVPAAVAPAVPEVHSTSEVAGGAPIISLPQFTANAPVASAAPSVVVDVAPSIRTLADRRGVDLSTVTGTGRGGRITRKDVEAAAAAVSAAAADMAPAPVPVAAPAPVAAPAPVAVPAPLPAPYPTPVAVAPAPQPVAAGTQNLLSVRVPFDMSEGRTLRIDADQDLVSLAASALPGLMIVSAALEFTATGPAIVAEFAPVAAVAL from the coding sequence GTGACTACCGCAGTTCCCCCCGCTGTTGCCCCTGTCGCGCCCGCAGTGGCGCCCGCCGTCGTCCCCGTCGCGCCAGTGGTGGCCCTGCATGATGTGACGCACGCGCCGAGCGTCGCCGTTCCTCCGGCACCCGCCGCGCCTGGTGTCCCGGCCGCACCGGTTGCGCCCGTCGCTCCGGACGCACCGATTGCGCTGCAGGATGTTTCGCACCCGGCTGCGGTCGGCCCCGTCACCGCATCAGAGCCCGCGCCGCTTCCTGCACCGGTTGCTCCGACTCGCACGCCGCTGACGGTGGCACCTCCGGTGCCCGTCGCGACGAACTCTCCGATCGTCGGAATCTCTCCGGTTGCTCCCGTGGTTCCCGCTCCAGTGGCTCCCGTCGCGGCCCCGGTTGCGCCGCTGGTCGTCCCTGCACCGGTGGCTCCGGTCGCTGCAACGGCCGTCCCAGCGGCTGTCGCACCCGCGGTTCCTGAGGTTCACAGCACTTCCGAGGTCGCAGGCGGCGCTCCGATCATCTCCCTGCCGCAGTTCACCGCCAATGCGCCGGTGGCCTCCGCTGCACCTTCGGTCGTTGTCGACGTAGCCCCGTCGATCCGCACCCTGGCTGATCGCCGCGGCGTGGATCTGTCGACGGTGACTGGCACCGGCAGAGGTGGGCGTATCACCCGCAAGGACGTTGAGGCCGCAGCCGCTGCTGTTTCCGCAGCGGCTGCGGATATGGCACCCGCCCCCGTTCCGGTCGCCGCCCCCGCTCCGGTCGCCGCCCCCGCTCCGGTCGCTGTGCCCGCACCGCTGCCGGCCCCTTACCCCACGCCAGTTGCTGTTGCGCCCGCACCTCAGCCGGTCGCGGCCGGAACCCAGAACCTGCTCAGCGTGCGGGTGCCGTTCGACATGAGCGAAGGACGCACGCTGCGGATCGATGCCGACCAGGATCTGGTGAGCCTTGCCGCCAGTGCACTTCCGGGGCTGATGATCGTCTCGGCTGCACTGGAATTCACGGCCACCGGCCCGGCCATCGTCGCCGAGTTCGCCCCTGTCGCGGCGGTGGCCCTGTGA